The genome window GGTCTGACGGGCGAGCGACATGTAACAGCGTGAAGCATTTCTCGGGCCGCTCACCTTGGTTGGGCCTGACGTCAGGCCTCCACAACTAGGGTTTCTTGGGCGCGGGCTTTTTCTCCGCCGCGGCTTCCTTCTTCTCGGCTGCCGCCGACTCGTGTTTGAAGCCGATGATCTTGCCGGTGACCGCGTTGACATTTACCTCGTCGGCTCCGCTCTTTCCTTCCGTCTTGATGTCGTAGGAGTATTGGAGCTTTCCGTTTTCCATCTCGAGCTCCACGCCTTCGATCTTTCCTTTCGGCACCCGCTTCTGCGCGGTCGCGGCGGCGGCGGCCTCGGTGATCTTCGCGCGTTTCGCGAGCGAATCGGGGATGTCTTTCTTGTACGTCTCCTGCGCGCTCGCGGAAACCGCGGCGAATGCGAGCGCGGTGACAACCAGTGATGCCGTTTTCATGGGAATGCCTCCGAAAAGGTGTCGCGGGCGGGGGGGTTCTTAGGAGGTATGCTAGCCCCGTTCCCTGACGCCCCCCTGACAGAGCGGGATCAGCAGATTCGTCTCGCCGGTTAGACGGTTCTCCATCCGCGATCTCTGACGAGCGCCTCCGTCACGTCGCGAACTCGCGACAAGAGCGCACCTTTCTGAGATGTAATGGAGATGGCGCTCCCCGCCCGACGGTTCCGTCGTCTGATTGCTACGCATGGACTCGACAGGATTCCGTCTCTGACATGAGCCCGTCATCTAGAAAT of Gemmatimonadaceae bacterium contains these proteins:
- a CDS encoding PepSY domain-containing protein, which encodes MKTASLVVTALAFAAVSASAQETYKKDIPDSLAKRAKITEAAAAATAQKRVPKGKIEGVELEMENGKLQYSYDIKTEGKSGADEVNVNAVTGKIIGFKHESAAAEKKEAAAEKKPAPKKP